In the genome of Candidatus Tanganyikabacteria bacterium, one region contains:
- a CDS encoding peptidoglycan-binding protein, producing the protein MAVQQVTGQQSQVLWAELRRLVSQIPAPAPSLGADQLILTSGDPNQLFYLPAKGTLAAGDVGPDVARLQQALRQLGYYREASNTGVYGLMTVIAVKEFQAAYGLPVLGEVGANTRKTLADALVGRARPQPQPPSAPPQATPSSGGWTAPSSGGGWTSPTVGSPTAPPPAAPPVSAAQAPAWNGLPHPNSYFISQIYDPRFNPYAPRSTANCGPTSLAMVLRAFGRAPAAANVQDLVEKVRIQMTGRNDPGELTNENQVARAASAYGLKSESVSSVDEIERQLRQGKLVILAGDPGAYNYTFGSDQYFPFSGGHFIVVSAIEGNRVIINDPLSHVGAIVIGRDHLQEYMSYRNWYSGLALSPI; encoded by the coding sequence ATGGCGGTTCAACAGGTGACGGGACAGCAGTCCCAGGTGCTGTGGGCGGAACTGCGCCGGCTCGTGTCGCAGATCCCCGCCCCGGCCCCGTCGCTCGGCGCCGATCAGCTGATCCTGACGTCGGGCGACCCGAATCAGCTTTTCTATCTGCCTGCCAAGGGTACTCTCGCGGCCGGCGACGTGGGCCCCGACGTGGCGCGGCTCCAGCAGGCCCTGCGGCAACTCGGGTACTACAGGGAAGCCAGCAACACGGGCGTCTACGGCCTGATGACCGTCATCGCGGTGAAGGAATTCCAGGCCGCGTACGGCCTGCCCGTACTCGGCGAAGTGGGCGCCAACACGCGCAAGACCCTGGCGGACGCCCTGGTCGGGCGGGCGCGGCCGCAGCCGCAGCCTCCCTCAGCGCCGCCCCAGGCGACGCCATCCAGCGGCGGCTGGACTGCCCCCTCCTCGGGAGGTGGGTGGACTTCCCCGACGGTCGGTTCGCCGACGGCGCCGCCGCCGGCCGCTCCGCCGGTCTCGGCGGCCCAGGCGCCCGCATGGAACGGCCTGCCGCATCCGAACAGCTACTTCATCAGCCAGATTTACGATCCGCGCTTCAACCCGTACGCGCCGCGCAGCACCGCCAACTGCGGGCCGACGAGCCTGGCGATGGTATTGCGGGCCTTCGGCCGCGCGCCCGCCGCCGCCAACGTCCAGGACCTGGTCGAGAAGGTGCGGATCCAGATGACCGGCCGCAACGACCCGGGAGAGCTGACCAACGAGAACCAGGTGGCGCGGGCCGCCAGCGCTTACGGCCTCAAGAGCGAGTCGGTGAGCAGCGTGGACGAGATCGAGCGGCAGCTCCGGCAAGGCAAGCTGGTGATCCTGGCGGGCGATCCCGGCGCGTACAACTACACGTTCGGCAGCGACCAGTACTTCCCGTTCTCCGGCGGCCACTTCATCGTGGTCAGCGCCATCGAAGGCAACCGCGTGATCATCAACGATCCCCTGAGTCACGTCGGCGCGATTGTGATAGGTCGCGATCACTTGCAGGAATACATGTCCTATCGTAACTGGTACTCGGGTCTTGCACTGAGTCCAATTTGA
- a CDS encoding DUF4349 domain-containing protein produces the protein MNARLTNALAIAILASTLALACSQAGPAGGEAGGRGAPPAAMGEAPKQVAPAEAESDATAAGKSEGAPAQQEPMIVRRAEVSVQVTDLPKAARALETRARSFGGYIASSTLYHGESPTGSLLVRIPARSLDAFLGGLAAVGTILSESLASDDVGLEFQDLQARLRNWAAEERRLQELFSRSGKVTDLLEVERELARVRGEMEQATARRNFLANQVSYSTVTLTLSVAAVPRTPAGWNPLAVAKEAGAALWEVAIGLISSAIWIGVFVPLWLPAYLLVRWLWGRRRRKPATAN, from the coding sequence ATGAACGCACGCCTGACGAATGCCCTGGCCATCGCAATCCTGGCCTCCACCCTCGCGCTCGCCTGCTCGCAGGCTGGCCCGGCCGGCGGCGAGGCCGGCGGTCGGGGAGCGCCACCCGCGGCAATGGGGGAGGCACCGAAGCAGGTGGCGCCGGCCGAAGCCGAATCAGACGCCACGGCGGCCGGAAAGTCCGAAGGCGCCCCGGCGCAGCAGGAGCCCATGATCGTCCGGCGCGCCGAGGTGTCGGTGCAGGTGACCGACCTGCCCAAGGCCGCCCGGGCCCTCGAGACGCGGGCCCGGAGCTTCGGCGGCTACATCGCCTCGTCGACCCTGTATCACGGAGAGTCGCCGACCGGTTCCCTGCTGGTGCGCATCCCCGCCAGATCGCTCGACGCCTTCCTGGGAGGCCTGGCGGCCGTCGGTACCATCCTGAGCGAGTCGCTCGCCTCGGACGACGTCGGCCTGGAGTTCCAGGATCTCCAGGCCCGACTCCGCAACTGGGCGGCCGAAGAACGCCGCCTCCAGGAGCTTTTCTCCAGGTCGGGCAAGGTGACCGACCTGCTGGAAGTGGAGCGAGAGCTGGCGCGGGTCCGCGGCGAAATGGAGCAAGCGACGGCTCGGCGTAACTTCCTGGCCAATCAGGTCAGCTACTCGACCGTCACGCTCACGCTGTCCGTCGCGGCCGTGCCGCGCACTCCCGCGGGCTGGAATCCGCTCGCCGTGGCCAAAGAGGCAGGCGCGGCGCTCTGGGAGGTCGCAATCGGCCTGATCTCGTCGGCCATCTGGATCGGCGTCTTCGTCCCCCTCTGGCTGCCAGCTTATCTACTTGTCAGGTGGTTGTGGGGAAGACGTCGCCGTAAGCCAGCAACTGCAAATTAA